From Pongo pygmaeus isolate AG05252 chromosome 2, NHGRI_mPonPyg2-v2.0_pri, whole genome shotgun sequence, a single genomic window includes:
- the LOC129033831 gene encoding large ribosomal subunit protein eL21-like, producing the protein MTNTKGKSRGTRYMFSRPFRKHGVVPLATYMRIYKKGDIADIKGMGTVQKGMPHKCYHGKTGRVYNVTQHTVGIVVNKQVKGKILAKRINVRIEHIKHSKSRESFLKRVKENDQKKKEPKENGTWVQLKHQPAPPRAAHFVRTNGKEPELLEPIPYEFMA; encoded by the coding sequence ATGACGAACACAAAGGGAAAGAGCAGAGGCACCCGATATATGTTCTCTaggccttttagaaaacatggagttgttcctttggccacatatatgcgaatctataagaaaggtgatattgcagacatcaagggaatgggtactgttcaaaaaggaatgccCCACAAGTGTTACCATGGCAAAACTGGAAGAGTCTACAATGTTACCCAGCATACTGTTGGCATTGTTGTAAACAAACAAGTTAAGGGCAAGATTCTTGCCAAGAGAATTAATGTGCGTATTGAGCACATTAAGCACTCTAAGAGCAGAGAGAGCTTCCTGAAACGcgtgaaggaaaatgatcagaaaaagaaagaacccaAAGAGAACGGTACCTGGGTTCAACTGAAGCACCAGCCTGCTCCACCCAGAGCAGCACACTTTGTGAGAACCAATGGGAAAGAGCCCGAGCTGCTGGAACCTATTCCCTATGAATTCATGGCATAa